The Cinclus cinclus chromosome 3, bCinCin1.1, whole genome shotgun sequence genome has a window encoding:
- the C3H1orf131 gene encoding uncharacterized protein C1orf131 homolog, protein MGPREPRRRLEAVLGALYDLGEEPGGARGAAEDGEARTVPPPAEKEEEEERREPQPAAGGRRGARGFFGELRAELSAAGAAPPPPAAPPAVEVVVFRGRKRKERHGPSAAPASGAQTQIVNEEKNAVRQEFNFEKARLEVHKFGITGYKKQEQRVWEQERAIMLGAKPPKKAHVNYRTYQEKLKEKKAAKDADKEKEHKADSLKKKKKQKEQKERKAKRKKSVPSIWPAGQVGKFRNGTLILQSRDIKKIKSSKVSK, encoded by the exons ATGGGGCCGCGGGAGCCGCGCCGCCGGCTGGAGGCGGTGCTCGGCGCCCTCTACGACCTGG GTGAGGAGCCCGGCGGCGCTCGGGGCGCCGCGGAGGACGGCGAAGCGAGAACAGTGCCGCCGCCGGCggagaaagaagaggaggaggagagacgGGAGCCGcagccggcggcgggcgggcggcgcggggcccGCGGCTTCTTCGGGGAGTTGCGGGCCGAGCTGAGCGCCGCCGGCGctgccccgccgccccccgccgccccgcccgccgtGGAGGTCGTGGTGTTCCgcgggaggaagaggaaggagcgGCACGGCCCCTCGGCAGCACCCGCCAGCGGAGCAC aaacccaGATAgtgaatgaagagaaaaatgcagtCAGACAAGAATTTAACTTTGAAAAG GCTCGCCTGGAAGTGCACAAATTTGGAATCACTGGCTACAAGAAGCAGGAGCAACGTGTTTGGGAACAGGAGCGTGCTATCATGCTGGGAGCCAAG cccCCCAAAAAGGCACATGTGAACTACAGGACTTACCAAGagaaactgaaagagaaaaaagcagcGAAGGATGCTGATAAGGAAAAG GAACATAAAGCTGATTCTcttaagaagaagaagaagcagaaagaacagaaagagaG GAAGGctaaaaggaagaaatcagTGCCTAGCATTTGGCCTGCAGGACAAGTTGGAAAATTCAGAAATGGGACCTTGATTCTGCAAAGCCGTgacataaagaaaattaaatcatcTAAAGTTAGCAAATGA